One segment of Fusarium oxysporum f. sp. lycopersici 4287 chromosome 15, whole genome shotgun sequence DNA contains the following:
- a CDS encoding hypothetical protein (At least one base has a quality score < 10), whose translation MLQGLLDGLCKPDICHGLMSAQNQRYAKVLLAMQHIIQTSHGAAVLCAARLGLSALSNMRKENLLSLIQMIEERSSLFSSPEFEILFRERNFQRLSADPSRQIPSEPQLLTSTTHVTAEKSRDGIRAQDTPGLGGLGPEISTETQGSSDTIFLLCVGTTADEDVSKGDMIGVRLNLLDIETLHKDVAPILEGKLLKQIKESSGKAFIKKDLDYTVIHQAILTMLFARARDRVEAEFKSWKWLVSNVLGNTLLSYIMEKKASSVLILLANSHGDWETLSMDDLYSHLQMLSAAHGSLSICPSETENRSAACKIADIRILDMIARDADWKYSYRPRTCFGMGKCTLPSTLIKRMATKRGYSCGGADVKIVESTTRDNLECIETPQSNSEPFEFVPDIRQPRFFHQEYIESLQKLGEYRVFISRRQVIEIAFTTVNHDMEPPHFAAGKATPNHFKWFSDDPKKRKQKLEELKDFALYQNSRLLNHPDNMEKFGSVHVGIRLDIGVSELNGNGRFFVSEPTRFPMADQLANLILDRPHVAIARVWGESMIEQHRRRIRGEKQI comes from the coding sequence ATGCTCCAAGGACTTCTTGATGGGCTATGCAAGCCCGACATCTGTCATGGGTTAATGAGTGCACAAAATCAACGCTATGCCAAGGTCCTGCTTGCCATGCAACATATTATTCAAACATCACATGGTGCGGCAGTTCTTTGTGCAGCAAGGCTTGGATTGTCCGCACTTAGTAACATGAGAAAGGAGAACCTCTTGTCATTGATACAAATGATTGAAGAGAGGTCTTCCTTATTTTCATCTCCTGAATTCGAGATTCTCTTTCGAGAACGCAATTTCCAACGTCTAAGCGCAGATCCTTCAAGACAAATTCCGAGTGAGCCGCAACTGCTTACATCAACGACCCATGTCACGGCGGAGAAAAGTCGTGATGGTATTCGTGCTCAAGACACCCCAGGTCTTGGAGGTCTAGGACCGGAAATCTCCACAGAGACGCAAGGCTCTTCAGACACAATTTTTCTGCTCTGTGTTGGCACAACCGCTGATGAAGACGTTTCGAAAGGCGATATGATAGGAGTCCGCCTCAACTTGCTTGATATCGAAACACTCCACAAAGATGTAGCACCCATCTTGGAAGGAAAATTACTAAAGCAGATAAAAGAGTCCTCCGGCAAAGCATTTATCAAAAAAGACCTCGACTATACAGTAATCCATCAAGCGATTCTAACTATGCTATTTGCTCGCGCAAGGGACCGCGTTGAAGCTGAGTTCAAGTCGTGGAAATGGCTGGTATCCAATGTACTAGGAAATACTTTGCTGAGCTACATCATGGAAAAGAAAGCATCAAGTGTCTTGATTTTGTTGGCAAACAGCCATGGCGATTGGGAAACATTGTCGATGGACGACCTTTACAGCCATCTTCAAATGCTGTCAGCAGCCCACGGGAGCCTTTCTATCTGTCCGAGTGAGACGGAGAACCGGTCGGCAGCTTGCAAAATAGCAGACATACGCATTCTGGATATGATTGCTCGAGATGCTGATTGGAAATACTCTTACCGTCCAAGGACTTGCTTCGGCATGGGGAAGTGTACTTTGCCTAGTACACTCATAAAGCGGATGGCGACCAAACGTGGCTATAGCTgtggtggtgctgatgttAAAATCGTTGAAAGCACGACGCGAGACAACCTGGAATGTATTGAAACTCCACAATCCAACTCAGAGCCGTTCGAATTCGTGCCTGACATAAGACAGCCAAGGTTTTTCCATCAGGAATACATTGAATCGTTGCAAAAGTTGGGCGAGTATCGCGTCTTTATCTCACGACGCCAGGTTATTGAAATCGCGTTCACAACAGTCAATCATGACATGGAGCCTCCACATTTCGCCGCTGGAAAGGCGACACCAAATCACTTCAAATGGTTCTCGGACGATCCTAAGAAGCGAAAACAAAAGCTGGAAGAACTAAAGGACTTTGCATTGTATCAAAACTCTCGTCTCCTGAACCATCCCGACAATATGGAGAAGTTCGGATCCGTCCACGTCGGGATACGCCTGGATATCGGCGTTTCTGAACTAAACGGTAATGGGAGGTTTTTTGTGTCTGAACCCACGAGATTTCCTATGGCAGACCAGCTAGCTAACCTCATTCTTGATCGGCCACATGTTGCTATTGCAAGAGTTTGGGGGGAATCAATGATCGAGCAACATAGGCGCCGCATTAGGGGCGAAAAGcagatataa